ATCGGGATAAAGATCATAAGCAAGAATGCGCATGCCCAGCCCTTTCAATATTTTGATCAGTATCTTGGCAATCTTTCCGGTACCGATGATACCGACAGTCTTTCCATGCATATCAAATCCCATCAACCCGTTCAAAGAAAAATTGCCATCACGTGTACGCCAGTAAGCACGGTGTATTTTCCTATTCAACGACAGCATCAGCGCCAATGAATACTCGGCTACGGCATAAGGAGAATAAGCCGGAACACGGACAACCGGCAGTTTGCCTTTGGCTGCTGCAAGGTCTACGTTATTGAAACCGGCACAGCGCAAAGCCAGCAGCTTAACGCCATTCTCAGCCATGGCATCGATAACAGTCGCATCAGCAGTATCGTTTACGAAGATGCAAACAGCATCGGCATCTTTCGTCAGGACAACATTATTAGGATTTAGATGTCCTTTATAATACCTGATATCGTAATTATATTTCTCATTTACTTGATCAAAGGAAACTATATCGTAAGGTTTAGCTCCAAAAAATGCAATCTTGTATGTCATATTCTATTATTTGTTTCTAATAGAACAGAATAAAGATATGAAATGTTGAGAATACCAATAGATTAATACAAATCCTGCAAGTGTTATCCAAAGTCTATAATAACTCTTGTTCCTTTATCTATTTCGGAATGTATATTCACTTTGGCTCCGTAAGAATTTAAAATGCGTAGTGATAAACTAAGTCCGATGCCATGCCCGGCAAACTCACGTGTATTACTGGCACGATAGAACGGTTGATGGACACGCTTC
This is a stretch of genomic DNA from Parabacteroides chongii. It encodes these proteins:
- a CDS encoding 2-hydroxyacid dehydrogenase, with amino-acid sequence MTYKIAFFGAKPYDIVSFDQVNEKYNYDIRYYKGHLNPNNVVLTKDADAVCIFVNDTADATVIDAMAENGVKLLALRCAGFNNVDLAAAKGKLPVVRVPAYSPYAVAEYSLALMLSLNRKIHRAYWRTRDGNFSLNGLMGFDMHGKTVGIIGTGKIAKILIKILKGLGMRILAYDLYPDHKFAEEEGITYTTLDELYRESDIISLHCPLTDQTRYIINEDSIDKMKDGVMIINTGRGQLIHTNALIEGLKEKKISAAGLDVYEEEGDYFYEDKSDKIIDDDVLARLLSFNNVIVTSHQAFFTKEAMHNIAETTLQNIEDFRQNRPLVNEVIL